From the genome of Solanum dulcamara chromosome 12, daSolDulc1.2, whole genome shotgun sequence:
CAAAACTAGGTAGAATGATAAGAAAGTTGGTTTGCATGttattaaacaaataaaaaggtTATTACTTTATGTAAACGGCCCATGTGGGTTGGTGGGCCAATGAAAACTATAAAACTAACTCCAACAAACACTTTGccttttaaatttcttaattaaattaattacaaCGTAGAATAATCTTCCAACTTTTCTAATATAACAAATTGTGCATTATTGctcttttttcctttcctttcaaAAGACCCCACCATCTTCAAAAGGAAACTTCATCAACCTTTACAACCCTTCCTTATGTATGTGAGTTGTATAAAGTAGTTTTttaaatgtattattttttggttagttattatatattttgttaTGAGCCAAGAGGTGCTCTATGAGGaatcccttttcttcttctagCATTTGAAGGGGGTGGTGGAGGGGTGGGTGGGTATATGTCATGTTCTAAGCCTTCACGCAATTGATTTCCTCCTCTTGATGATATGCCTTCACCTCTTTGCAATGCTAGTACTTCATTCTTGGCATCTAAGATAAAGCTTGAATCTCCATTCCTCTTTATTCCTACAAGCTaagtcattaaaaacaaatgatatatagtccaaaaattgtAACTCATCTTTCAAGATTACTTCATCATATCTTCAATTGCAATATAGATAAAGATATTAACTTGGCCTAATGGTGAAtgtagtacaacaacaacatactcagtgtaGCATCACAAAGAAGCGTCTGGAATGGATAAAGTATACGCATATCTGACCTCTACTTTAGAGGTAAAAGATTGTCTCCGGTAAACCCTCGacttaaagataaaaatagtctAGAAAAAAAAGTAACAGAAATAACTAGCCCTATATGGTGAATGTAGTGTTAAAAAGAAATGATATATACTCCAAAATGTAAGTCAAATTTAAAGATGAATTTAATGAGAAAATTAACTAGGCCTATAATGGTGTCATGAATCATTATATATGTAGTGTGTGTGTAACTTGTGAACCCAAAATTGAAAATGTAATAAtagcattaaaaaaaattggttaaTTGGTTATTCTTGAAAAGAATGGTAAAGGATGGCATGGGTATCTATTTATATCTCCCCTAGCTATCCATGTGGCTTCTCTCATAATCAGTAATGGAGTCAGAAATTTGAGCATATgacttagaaaataatttttgaaccaattttattattatattataaaaaatatttttatcctaTTTATACAGTATAATATTTTTGACGCATCAAATTCAATTGAACCCCTTTCTATAAACATAGCTTCACCTTTGTCAATATGTATAAAATGTCAATCCAAGGCTACTTGAATTTTGAGTTGTGaccatatgatatgatgacGGTGGAGctgatatatgtattttttggtAAGGAGTTACAATCAATGATGGTGATCAAGATGTGAagctttattattattatgaataTGTGGGACATTATCATGAACAATGATGTATGAATAATGCAATGTCATggccaaaaaaaacaaaattaatagGTAAAAAAATGAAGTAatgaataatattaataacaaaataAGATAATTTACCTTACATCCAAGTGAACAGAAACGAAAAGTGTCCAAAAGGCTTCTTCCACATATTTCACAAACATGAGAACTTGCTTTGCCACTACTCTTTGGTTGTGGCCTTTCATTTAGAAATAAAACTCTTGCACTGTTGATTACATATGTTTGCACTCCACTTATATCCAATACTTTATGAATCTCTGAAACTCTTACCACATCATGATATGATGATCTCCTTATCTATAtatttcaacaacaacaaaataaaaaaaaaattacaatttgtAACCACATGtggtgaaaaataaaaatgtccATATATTCATACCTACTTTCTTTTCCTTAGATTACTTACTACGTAAGAAAAGATACATTACAAGAATCACGGAAcccaaaaattttaatttatgagtCTTTAAAAGATTAGAATGAGTTGTTTAGATAATAAACATTCCAACCTCACTAAAGTAGCAAAAGGGTAAAAAAAGCATTTGTAAATATTGAGTTTCGCTAAATCTGTAACTATCATCGTGGCACCACACTTGGATCATGATAATAGTCATAATGTGAATGTTCTAGATAGCAAGAATGACTATGGTGCGTGAATTTAAATTAGTCGGATGAAATAAAATTACCTGAATGACTTGATGGTCTTTATGTTTAGATGAGCGACAATAGAAGCAAAAAGCATTGTCATTGCAATCCAAGCAGTACATATTACATTCACTCCGCGCCGCATCACCATGCGTCCGGCAAATTGAGAAAAAAGCCGTATTCAATAAAGGCTCTAGCCACGGTGGAACCAGCATTGTCATCAAACCGAAGAGATCGTCGATTATCGACTTATTGCTACCTACTCAGAATGTAAGACCTTATTcacagaaagaaaaaaataatcgaaGAACCCAATGTGAATTAAGTTAGAAAATAAAGGTTGTTGTAATGATGGAGAAGAATCAAAAGAATTAGGGGAAGAGAGagaatttttagagagagaaagattGGGGTTGGAAAGGGAAGAGAAGAAGGAAGGCCTAACCTAAACTAACAGCAACTTAAAATTCAACAATAAAAACATGGGGGTAGGGGTGGGCGTAATGAAAGTAGATCAGACGGTTGAGAAAAGGGTAAAGGTTGAGATTGATGTTCAGCCGTTGGATGAattgaggaaaaaagaaaaacaaaaaaagagagagaaaaggtGTGTGTGAGTTTGGCGCTTACGCCAACTTTGGATGTTCTTTGCGTCTCTATGTAGGCAGAAAAGGTCGGCCATTAGGCTACGTCTTAGCAGAACAGCTCGTCATTAAACGACGTCGTTTACGACTTTTGTTTTTTTATGCAGGTTACACGTGTTGAATTATTACTGGATATTATGTAGGTCCCCTTTCCATCGGTATGGTTTCTTGTTGCAAATTATGTCCAAGATGAGAATGAGTGTAATGTGACCTGCTGAAGTTACTTTAAGACCCTTTGTTTTAGCAGTTATTACCATTTTTTTGTCCTTAGGATTTGTAGTATCTTGAGGAGAATAGAGCTAAAGTATTGCATGGCATTTGGTTACTTGCTTAGTTTAAAAAGAATGACTTGTTTTACTTTGacataaagttaaaaaaaaattaaaaaagtttttttttatgttaaatggattaaaatatcttttaattttctaattttaaacATGAtgaatgaaaaattgaaattaaagtaTTGACAAAAAAAAGGGTCATCTTTTTaaaacaaaccaaaaaaaaattggtcattctttttgaaacgggaaaatatgttttattgtgaaagttttaaaaaatacttttttaagtaagaaataatatttataaattcaataattattacttgaattagctatatatttagaaatttattattaataaataattacaaacTCAGATTTAAaactatataaatattttgagattaaactataaattgaaataaaatgtGTATTGCTGtaaagtattaatttatatGAAAACGCATGTGATATAGTGACTAGATTGGTGTAATAAGCAGGTGCATATATGGGTTAAGTCCTTTTTATTGAAAACCTCCAATTCTaactaaaaacaaatataattcGATTTATCTTCTTGATTGGCATATTTGGTGTTAGTTTGGATTAATTTGGTCTGATTTTTTTATGTTGAATCTCTCaaggaaataataataataataataataataataataataataataataataataataataataataataataataatatatatatatatagatgagaagcttttttaaaatttaattttgaataaaCTAGAAATAGGTACATAATAGCACCATTGAGCCTCAAAATGAGTTTCTATTTAAATTGCTACTCAACACATTGGCTTCGAAGATGGTTGCTAGCAGAAGTAGCGCTTTAGAAAGCAAAGTGGAGCATTAACAAAGAAATGGTGTAAGCAAAAAGAAAGACACAACGTTTGTGACTGTTCAAGGAGTAATTCCTCTTGTATTTTCCCTTTTTCAAGATAAGAAAAGAGACAATAAGCTCATCAATATTGAAGCTCTCTTGGCAATTGTTAGGCACGCAATACGATAGGCAAGTCCACACCTATATAATGAAGGTGCATTAAAGTGAGTTGATCATGAGCTAATAcaactaatttattttttatatatatgtgaatTGTGAAGGGAACCTGACATTAAGTAATAGAGTCGATCAACCACAAAGGAATAGATTTAAAGCACCATTATAccctaatcaaaataaaaagagaataataATACATTAATGCAGATGAGAATAGATTCAAACATGTCTAGAAGAAAGAAGATATACGTAGAGGTGTATTGATCTCAAGTTATATACTACCATAATAACTTAATTCATGATTAAAAATTTTAGTAAATTTCTTCCCATATATGAATAAAAGTTGTTCAATTCTcgtaaatttataaattatgtgCGTTCCTTCAATTATTCATATAGAATACTTATAACTAAAATTATGCCAAATACATTCTAAAGGTTATATATAGATATCAACATCTcatgaaataataattaaatatgatGATTGCTCAAGTATAATATTCTTTTTGGAACTAGAAGAGTTTAGTgttcctttttattattttgcctCTCACTTTCAACAGTACTTCATTAactaaaaataaacaaaatattatacttattcaaatttctttaaaagaataaaataaattaggaaagagatgtatataattataaagaacaaaacaaaaaagaacaGCTGCACAGAGCTGCCGGCTTTGAGAAGCTTATGGATTTCGTTGTTAAATATAATTCTCTAACACAATGATATGCATTACCCTCAATAaactataaattaaaattataaatttgtttcaattaatattaatgtatataattaataaggataacatattttatatagttaatttaactatttaatagacgtttaaaaaatttatatttatttaaaaattttgataatattattattggCAGGGAAGGAGTCCGAtacaaaaaaattctaaaatttaaatagaaAGAATATAATAGAAATAGTTTATAATGTATATAAATGTTCAATTATAATTGAAATAAGTCATAATTTAAGTGTCTAAATGAAATTTAATGACACACTTAACTGCAAGAATATAATTTTGACACTCGACAGTTtcttacattttatttttagattttcagatttttgtttGTCAATTAATTATAGTACGATATTGCAAACAACGGatgtattaattttttaaaaacaaattctaATAATGGGGTTTCTCTATTGTATATGTCTAAGGGAATAATTGCTGAGGGAACTGTTGCTTTTCATACTTTAGCTTGAATATACAAGCTTGTAGCTATGGCGGAATGAGCTACTtgcactactaaaaaactgttAAAAAACGATACTGCatcgcttttttggtcaaactcgACGGAAAAGCAACGCAATCACTTTCGTTGCTTTTTTGCTCGACGCTTTTAATAAAACAACAGATTGCATcgcaaaaagcgacggactgcgtcacctctaaattatttttttttaaaatatataaataaaaatcgaCAGACTgcgtcattttatttttaaattttaaaaaaaaaatcaaaaaagcgacggacaaaggGTCCCTGTCCATCGCTTTTGTTCCTAGtgttcttgaaatttttcagAAATGCGACGGACTTAggtccctgtccgtcgctttttttcTTGGTGTTCTTGAAAATTTCCCAAAAAGCGGCGGACATAGGGTCTCTATCTGtcgttttttttaaaaaaaatgaaaattttttaGAAAAGCAACGGATTAAAGGACCTGTCGGTCGCTTTTCCTGTAACATTTTTGACAGCTAAAACTGCCCACCTGCAATTAAAATGCAATTCAATAATAATCAATACAATACAATCCAACACAACTAACCAACCAACAAAACACACAATATACatcataacaaacataattaaatacTCAAAACGAATGaagtcataatattttaaagtgtTTCAAATTTAACAATTCAAAGTTCATATATTATTCtacaataattcaacatttctaaaaTGCAAGTTGGATTTTTTTGGACAATTAAGGTACAAATTAATTCCAACaagtaaaccaaatcaaacctaAGTGTCAACACTGTATGGACACAAATTGATCTTgcaagaaaattaattttgtcaTCAATAAGATCTACTAATGTTGTCACTTATGCTAAACTAACACTTTGTCACTAAAGCACACTCTACAAATTCAAACATATCCTAAGAAATCAAACAAATCCTAAGCAAAATGCAAGTGTTGtacattgaataaaaaaatctaatatatacaataattaaaatttaaaaggaaaaaatacgTCGACCTTTTTCAATTAGAGCTGAGATGGAGGGTTGGTGGTGGTGGGTTTGGCAGGGTCgaatattgaaatatttaattatattgtaCCCCTGCACttaaaattttgtacaaaaatattcaaccttaattaattatttcaagtatcct
Proteins encoded in this window:
- the LOC129877824 gene encoding protein RGF1 INDUCIBLE TRANSCRIPTION FACTOR 1-like → MTMLVPPWLEPLLNTAFFSICRTHGDAARSECNMYCLDCNDNAFCFYCRSSKHKDHQVIQIRRSSYHDVVRVSEIHKVLDISGVQTYVINSARVLFLNERPQPKSSGKASSHVCEICGRSLLDTFRFCSLGCKLVGIKRNGDSSFILDAKNEVLALQRGEGISSRGGNQLREGLEHDIYPPTPPPPPSNARRRKGIPHRAPLGS